The Flexivirga oryzae genome has a segment encoding these proteins:
- a CDS encoding helix-turn-helix domain-containing protein, with amino-acid sequence MTDASPEADTLSDELVRLGVSPLAAKLYCTLLDDGPRCPDDLAQRTGSPITEIARSATELALFDLVETSEDVLVPLDPARGIDALVASMNARLSHAAREATTRFRRYERTKPTTGPEARVEVLRDDEVISVVARIEAGARRQVKVFDTPPYRDTSFDNPMEMRSLAAGVTYRVVYARDALTAPGRYEGNVIPCIAAGEDARVMANVPAKMLVVDDETAVVSLTARDVDDHHTALLIRHQSLIRFLLSTFEICWSIARPIEVPADPADREIGPFEWSILQYLSVGSTDDAIARNLGVSRRTVIRHVSRMMEATGAQSRFQLAL; translated from the coding sequence ATGACCGACGCGTCGCCCGAGGCCGACACGCTGTCGGACGAACTCGTCCGCCTCGGGGTGAGCCCGCTCGCAGCGAAGCTCTATTGCACGCTGCTGGACGACGGACCGCGCTGCCCCGACGATCTCGCGCAACGCACCGGCTCCCCGATCACCGAGATCGCCCGGTCGGCAACCGAGTTGGCACTCTTCGATCTGGTGGAGACGAGCGAGGACGTGCTCGTCCCGCTCGATCCCGCGCGGGGCATCGACGCGCTCGTGGCCAGCATGAACGCCCGGCTGAGCCATGCCGCACGGGAAGCCACCACCCGCTTCCGGCGCTACGAACGCACCAAACCGACCACGGGACCGGAGGCACGGGTCGAGGTACTCCGCGACGACGAGGTCATCAGCGTGGTCGCCCGCATCGAGGCGGGCGCCCGCCGGCAGGTCAAGGTCTTCGACACCCCGCCGTACCGTGACACGTCCTTCGACAATCCGATGGAGATGCGCAGCCTTGCCGCCGGCGTGACCTATCGCGTCGTCTACGCGCGCGACGCACTCACCGCGCCCGGCCGCTACGAGGGCAACGTCATCCCGTGCATCGCCGCCGGCGAGGACGCCCGGGTGATGGCCAACGTGCCCGCCAAGATGCTGGTGGTCGACGACGAGACCGCCGTCGTCTCCCTCACCGCGCGCGACGTCGACGACCACCACACGGCGCTCCTGATCAGACACCAGAGCCTGATCCGGTTCCTGCTGTCCACGTTCGAGATCTGCTGGTCGATCGCCCGGCCGATCGAGGTGCCGGCCGACCCGGCGGACCGCGAGATCGGGCCCTTCGAGTGGTCGATCCTGCAGTACCTGTCGGTCGGCTCGACCGACGACGCGATCGCCCGCAACCTGGGCGTCAGCCGGCGCACCGTCATCCGGCACGTGTCCCGCATGATGGAGGCCACCGGCGCGCAATCCAGATTTCAATTGGCGCTCTA